The following are encoded together in the Glycine max cultivar Williams 82 chromosome 8, Glycine_max_v4.0, whole genome shotgun sequence genome:
- the LOC100796290 gene encoding myosin-binding protein 2 — MAANKFATMLHRNTNKITLVLVYAILEWILIILLLLNSLFSYLIIKFADYFGLKRPCIWCTRIDHILEPGKYKSSCKDLVCEAHASEISKLGFCSNHHKLAESQDMCEDCSSSSQPDYVKLSQSFGFFPWMKQIGMIQGEGADAGDKAIVKVEEALRCSCCGVNLYNRFYPPCILIKPSLNVLEYDQKQNSVTERGVGLEIDEDHTGSDIVLDHHHDEKESEENKGSHMVFEVDQGLDRKDEEAEKSCDCSVCDASVEILCDEICKLDLGVEKGKETIEEESLNVPNPKVDDGDDDVVVADDDDQACEKSSAQVDCTREITVETPPIHLEFFIHGDDCRLIPIELVDSPAPENRNQSRYKLGGEDLNSNEDFILDFDKSADAEAEPVVENWHISGDVVAEFPTQGNENVSKSNGGESVQLRTRGQSSELLQVEEESLEQNCEDVRFVQTADDLTNDDNVEANMERRVAELCSDVSLASEDASQMQGEEYEAEVSIGTEIPDQEQMDEYESQDVLLYTNQQIQEDASTSAVRFNVQDEIGDDKGEDFVEFKTMSLEVKMPTVNNHLPSLLELNENEEEKVPYTPTSLESLHQLHKKLLLLERKESGTEESLDGSVISDIEGGEVTIDKLKSALKSERKALSTLYAELEEERSASAIAANQTMAMINRLQEEKAAMQMEALQYQRMMEEQSEYDQEALQLLNELMMKREKEKLELEKELEVYRKKVHEYEVREKMMMSRRDGSMRSRTSSPSCSNAEDSDGLSIDLNHGAKEENGFYSHQDQECSNQNTPVDAVLYLEESLANFEEERLQILEQLKVLEEKLVILNYEEDRCSDDAKLVEHLCEENGNGYHHDHDDHNGQVNGFSNGHAKKINGKHQGRKLMGAKGKRLLPLFDAMSSEAEDVELSGDELDFPHLQNNSVEKVNPDKKNIALEDEVDNFYERLQVLEADREFLKHCISSLRKGDKGLHLLQEILQHLRELRSVELRVKNMGDLAV, encoded by the exons ATCGATCACATCTTAGAGCCTGGGAAGTACAAGAGTTCTTGCAAAGATCTTGTGTGTGAAGCTCATGCCTCTGAGATTTCAAAACTTGGATTCTGCTCCAATCACCACAAACTGGCTGAGTCACAAGACATGTGTGAGGATTGCTCATCCTCATCACAACCAGATTATGTCAAACTCTCCCAGAGTTTTGGTTTCTTTCCATGGATGAAGCAGATAGGTATGATTCAGGGTGAGGGTGCGGATGCTGGTGACAAGGCAATTGTGAAGGTGGAAGAGGCTTTGAGGTGTTCTTGCTGTGGTGTCAACTTGTACAACAGATTCTACCCTCCTTGCATTTTGATCAAGCCTTCTCTCAATGTTTTGGAGTATGACCAGAAGCAGAATTCGGTGACGGAGCGCGGCGTTGGTTTGGAGATTGATGAAGATCACACCGGATCTGATATTGTGCTTGATCATCATCATGATGAAAAGGAGAGTGAAGAAAACAAGGGAAGCCACATGGTGTTTGAGGTTGATCAGGGTTTGGATAGAAAAGATGAGGAGGCAGAGAAGAGTTGTGATTGTTCTGTGTGTGATGCTAGTGTGGAGATACTGTGTGATGAAATTTGCAAGTTGGATTTGGGTGtggagaaaggaaaagaaacaaTTGAAGAGGAAAGTTTGAATGTCCCTAATCCTAAGGttgatgatggtgatgatgatgttgttgttgctgatgatgatgatcaagCTTGTGAGAAATCCAGTGCTCAAGTTGATTGCACTAGAGAGATAACTGTGGAGACTCCACCCATACATCTTGAATTTTTCATTCATGGTGATGATTGCAGATTGATTCCTATTGAATTGGTTGACTCCCCTGCCCCAGAAAACAGGAATCAAAGCAGATATAAGTTGGGAGGTGAAGACCTCAACAGCAATGAAGATTTTATTCTGGACTTTGATAAGAGTGCTGATGCAGAAGCTGAACCGGTTGTTGAGAATTGGCACATTTCTGGGGATGTTGTGGCAGAATTTCCAACACAAGGGAATGAAAATGTTTCCAAGTCCAATGGGGGTGAATCAGTTCAATTAAGGACCAGAGGCCAGTCTTCAGAGTTGTTacaagtagaagaagaaagttTGGAGCAGAATTGTGAAGATGTGAGATTTGTTCAAACCGCTGATGACTTGACCAATGATGATAATGTTGAAGCCAACATGGAAAGAAGAGTTGCAGAACTATGTTCAGATGTTTCTCTAG CATCTGAAGATGCATCACAAATGCAAGGTGAGGAATATGAAGCAGAAGTCTCAATAGGGACTGAAATTCCTGATCAGGAGCAAATGGATGAGTATGAAAGCCAAGATGTTCTTTTGTATACAAACCAACAAATACAAGAAGATGCATCTACTAGCGCAGTCAGATTTAATGTGCAAGATGAAATTG gtgatgacaaaggtgaagaTTTTGTAGAATTTAAAACCATGTCACTTGAAGTGAAAATGCCAACAGTAAATAACCATTTGCCATCTTTATTGGAGCTTAATGAGAATGAGGAAGAAAAGGTTCCTTACACACCCACTTCTTTGGAGAGTCTACATCAGCTACACAAGAAACTACTTCTCCTTGAGAGGAAAGAATCAGGAACAGAAGAGTCATTGGATGGAAGTGTGATAAGTGATATAGAAGGTGGTGAGGTAACAATTGATAAGTTAAAATCAGCATTGAAATCTGAAAGGAAAGCCTTAAGTACTCTATATGCAGAACTTGAAGAAGAGAGAAGTGCATCTGCTATAGCAGCCAATCAAACAATGGCAATGATAAATAGGCTTCAAGAAGAGAAAGCAGCAATGCAGATGGAAGCCTTGCAGTATCAAAGAATGATGGAAGAACAATCTGAGTATGATCAGGAGGCTTTGCAACTCTTGAATGAGCTCATGATGAAGAGGGAgaaagagaagctagagctaGAAAAGGAGCTTGAAGTATATAGAAAGAAGGTTCATGAATATGAGGTAAGAGAAAAGATGATGATGTCAAGAAGAGATGGTAGCATGAGAAGCAGAACTTCATCTCCCTCTTGTAGCAATGCTGAAGATAGTGATGGATTGTCCATTGACTTGAATCACGGAGCAAAGGAGGAAAACGGGTTTTATAGTCATCAAGATCAAGAATGCAGCAACCAGAACACCCCCGTGGACGCGGTCTTATATTTAGAGGAATCATTGGCGAACTTTGAGGAAGAGAGGTTACAAATTCTAGAACAGCTCAAGGTATTGGAAGAAAAGCTAGTTATATTGAATTATGAGGAAGATCGCTGCTCTGACGATGCTAAATTAGTAGAACATCTTTGTGAAGAGAATGGAAATGGATACCATCATGATCATGATGATCACAATGGTCAAGTAAATGGATTTTCAAATGGTCatgcaaagaaaataaatggaaagCATCAAGGGAGGAAACTCATGGGTGCAAAAGGAAAGAGGCTTCTTCCTCTTTTTGATGCAATGAGTTCAGAAGCAGAAGATGTAGAGTTGAGTGGAGACGAGTTAGATTTCCCTCACTTGCAAAACAATTCAGTTGAAAAGGTTAATCCggataagaaaaatattgctTTAGAGGATGAGGTCGATAATTTTTACGAGAGACTACAGGTGCTGGAGGCAGATAGAGAGTTTCTAAAGCATTGCATCAGCTCATTGAGAAAAGGGGATAAAGGGTTACATCTTCTCCAAGAAATTTTACAACATCTTCGCGAACTGAGGAGTGTAGAACTCAGGGTCAAGAACATGGGAGATCTTGCAGTATAA